The genomic DNA TTATAGGAACAGTAGAATCTCTAAAAGATGAGGCGCGAACCCTTGAATCTGCCTTCCAGGAACTAATTGAGCAAGCGCCCTGGTTGATTGATCCCCAGTGGTCACCGATTACAGCTAACCAATCTTTTTCTACCTTGAAGTCAGAGTTTCAGAAGTACTACAAAGAGCACACAGGTGATGACTTACAGCTTGAAGACTTTAGCGATCCTACCAAGCGCCCAGACTTTGTTCTTTCGAACCAAGACATGGTTATCCAAATTATTGAGATCAAAAAACCAAAGCACTCCTTTAGTAATGATGAAATGGTGCGCTTAGACAGATACATAGAGCAGATGAGCAATTTTTTAAAGGCTGAAAGTCACAGCGATTTTACGAAAGTATTTAATGGTTTCCACGTCACCCTAGTCTGTGACTATGAAAACCTTACTAGTATTGCTAAATCTGCATATAACGGGCACAAGAATAGCGGTACGTTAACTCACATTAGTTGGACTGCTTTTCTTCATCGCACCAGAAAAATGCATGAGGAGTTCTTAGCTGAAGCACAAAGACAGAGAGTAAATGCTGCAAAATTTCTCCCAAGCTAATCAATTCACAGCTATCGATATTTTTGCAGGTGGGGGCGGATTAACAGTTGGTCTCAAGCGAGCAGGATTCCAGGTAGTTGGTGCTGTGGAAATTGAGCCTCATGCATTTGCTACCTATAAAGCCAATCATCCTGAGGTACAGGCTTACAAGCAGGATGTACGCACTATTCGCGGAGAAGACTTACGTGCATGCTCACCAACTAATGAAGTTGATTTGCTCTCTGGATGCCCTCCCTGCCAAGGTTTTTCTAGCCTGACGTATAGATACCGTCGAGCAGACCCTAGAAATCAGCTTGTACTTGAGATGGGCCGACTTGTCACAGAAGTACAGCCTCGAATCGTCATGATGGAAAATGTTGCGGGGTTACCTGACAGAGGAAAAGAACTCTTCGATGAGTTCATTCAGCATCTGAAAACACTTGGCTACCTGCCTACATGGGATGTGCTTCAAGTTGCTGATTATGGGGTGCCTCAAAGCCGACGTCGTCTCGTTTTGCTCGCGGGCAAGGGGTTCCCTGTTGACTTGCCAAAACCAACGCATTCCCGAACAGGTGAAGACGGCTTAAGCCCGTGGAAAACTTTGCGTGAAGCAATTGGAAATATGCCCAAGCCACATGTGCTGGCAGACATTCAAGCGGCAGGGGGACCATTGCAGTTTAATTGGCATGTCGTACGTGCTCTATCAGAAATGACTATCAAAAGGT from Trichocoleus desertorum ATA4-8-CV12 includes the following:
- a CDS encoding DNA cytosine methyltransferase; amino-acid sequence: MLQNFSQANQFTAIDIFAGGGGLTVGLKRAGFQVVGAVEIEPHAFATYKANHPEVQAYKQDVRTIRGEDLRACSPTNEVDLLSGCPPCQGFSSLTYRYRRADPRNQLVLEMGRLVTEVQPRIVMMENVAGLPDRGKELFDEFIQHLKTLGYLPTWDVLQVADYGVPQSRRRLVLLAGKGFPVDLPKPTHSRTGEDGLSPWKTLREAIGNMPKPHVLADIQAAGGPLQFNWHVVRALSEMTIKRLQATKPGESRMKIPVELRPACHQHRTEGFNNVYGRLDWDQVCGTVTSGCTTVSKGRFGHPDEDRTISVREAALIQTFPINYIFDTPYMDHVCEIVGNALPCDFAEVVAQQCIKALDEYG